The window GGTTTATGGTAAAACATAATACGAATTACTTCGAAACGTCAAGGTCAATTGACTCTCCGATTAACTTAGCCCTATTCATCAGCAAAAGATACACAAAGCCTGCTAAAAAGAAGCCTACGAACCAGGAATAGTCATAGACGAAATGCAGTGACGGTACGAAGAGTCCAACCAGTGCGACGGCTACGCCTGTTACCAATGCTGCTATAGCGCGGGGATTGATGCCTTTGGTGTAGTGGTAGATGCCTTCGCGGTGATAGAGCGAGTAGATAGACAGTTTTGTTCGGCGGATGAAGAAGTAATCGCAGATCATGATGCCTGCGATTGGGCCCATCAGGCCTGCGTAGCCGCTGAGCCAGCCGAAGATGTAGGCGTCGGGAGTCGCGAGTAGCTTCCAGGGCTGCATGGCGAGGCCGAGGACGCCGGTGATCATGCCTCCTGTGCGATAGCTGATGAGTCGCGGATATAAGTTGGAAAAGTCGTTCGATGGAGATACGACGTTGGCGCCGATGTTTACGTTGAGCGTGGCAACGAGAATTGCGATCATTGCCACGAAAGCCACGAATGGTTGATGGAAGCGGCCCAGAAGATCGATGGGGTTCCAGATGGGCTCGCCGAAGAGAACTACGGACGCAGATGTGACGGCGATGCCGACGAAGGTATACAGCGTCATGGCAACGGGCAGGCCGAAACCCTGGCCGACGATCTGCGCGCCTTGCGACTTCGAATAGCGCGTGAAGTCGGGGATATTGAGAGCGAGTGTTGCCCAGTAACCGACCATGCCGGTC is drawn from Acidicapsa acidisoli and contains these coding sequences:
- a CDS encoding NCS1 family nucleobase:cation symporter-1, which codes for MGTAILTGKDSSLINDDLAPTTPAHRTWGTYNYIALWFSMSMEITTYQLASSLIAKGMDWKQAVGTVLIGNLIVLIPMLLNAHAGAKYGIPFPVFIRAPFGVRGANIPAIMRALVACGWFGIQSWIGGQAIHSMLVVIWPSVGHVEWALWACFLGFWLLNMAVVWRGVESIRFLQGFAAPFMFVMAAALLIWVRIKAGSFGTMLSTPSKFQSWHDFLPVFFPTLTGMVGYWATLALNIPDFTRYSKSQGAQIVGQGFGLPVAMTLYTFVGIAVTSASVVLFGEPIWNPIDLLGRFHQPFVAFVAMIAILVATLNVNIGANVVSPSNDFSNLYPRLISYRTGGMITGVLGLAMQPWKLLATPDAYIFGWLSGYAGLMGPIAGIMICDYFFIRRTKLSIYSLYHREGIYHYTKGINPRAIAALVTGVAVALVGLFVPSLHFVYDYSWFVGFFLAGFVYLLLMNRAKLIGESIDLDVSK